ACAAGATCGCAGCAAACCTCGATGTAGTAAAGGACATCGCAACAGAGTCCACAATCTACGGTCTCGAGAACTACGAGAAGTACCCAACAACCCTCGAAGACCACTTCGGTGGATCACAGAGAGCAACCAGCCTTTCCGCAGCAGCAGGTTCCGCAGTATCAATTGCAACCGGAAACGGAAACGCCGGTCTGTCCGGATGGTACCTTTCAATGTACCTGCACAAGGAAGCACTCGGAAGACTCGGTTTCTTCGGATACGACCTGCAGGACCAGTGTGGTGCTACAAACGTACTCTCCTACCAGTCCGACGAAGGTCTGGCAGTTGAACTCCGTGGACCAAACTATCCAAACTACGCAATGAACGTAGGTCACCAGGGTGGTTACACAGCTATTGCAGCTTCTGCACACGCAGGACGTGGAGACGCATTCGCAGTCAACCCACTGATCAAGGTCGCTTTCGCAGACAACCTCCTGCCATTTGACTTCACCGCACCAAGGAAGGAGTTCGGCAGAGGAGCTCTCAGAGAGTTCGAGCCTGCTGGTGAGAGATCACTCATCATACCAGCAAAATAAATTTAAAACAAGTGCAGGCTTAATGCCTGCTACTTACTCTTTTTATTGAATTTACGTTTAAATTCCGGTTTCTGTTCTTTTCTTATACCCTGCTACATAGTATGGTAATGCTTAAATATTGCAAAACCATTGTTTTTTACACTATTAATTAGTAAATTTTATCTTTATTTTCCAGGAGTGAACCGATATGCAATACAGTCTGGGAATCGATGCTGGTGGAACGTTTACCGATGCGGTCATAGTCCGTGATTCGGATGGAGCGATCGTTGATAGCACGAAGGTGCTGACCACCTATCCCGACCCGATCGGTGGTATAAAGAAAGCCATCGACGAACTTGAGCCCGAATGTGTGAAAGATGTAAAACTGGTTTCCGTCTCAACAACGCTTTCCACAAATACCATACTTGAAGACACAGGTTTTCCTGTTGGTGTGATACTTGTTGGAGACTATGTTATCCCTGAGGAAGGATTTCCCGCAAAATATTATGTGCAGCTGAGCGGTGGTCACACAAGTAACGGGGAAGAGTCTGCTCCCCTTGATGAAGAAGGTGTGAAAAGATTTGCCATGGAGATCAAGGACCAGGTTTCCGCATTTGCTGTCTCATCCTTTTTCAGTAACAGGAATTCAGAGCATGAATTGCGGGTAAAACAAATCATACGTGATCTCACTGGACTGCCGGTGGTCTGCGGACATGAGTTATCTCAGGAAGTGGGTGCTTATGACCGGTCCATCACCGCTTATTTGAATGCCCAGCTTTTGCCGATAACACATCGCTTCATCAAGTCAATTATGCAGGATATCAAATCCAGGGGTATTGATGCCAATCTGCTTATGCTCAAATGTGACGGCTCGGTGGTGGGCATGGAAGAGGCCCTTGAGAGACCTATCGAATCTATATTCTCAGGCCCGGCTGCCAGTCTGGTCGGAGCCGCATATCTCACAAAGTATGACACCTGTGCGATGATAGATGTCGGTGGTACCAGTACGGATGTGGCTCTTATCAAAAACGGTATACCTGAATTGAGCAGTCAGGGTGCTGTCGTAGGTGGCTGGAAGACCATGGTCAAAGCCATCAGGATGGAAACATCCGCAACAGGTGGTGACAGTCATATATGGACAAAGGACCAGAAATTCCATGTAGGTCCGAGGAGGGTAATCCCTCTATGTCGTGCTGCGGTGGAGTATACGGGATTCTTGGAAAAACTGAAGGAGTGTAAGAACCCTTCCAGGAAACTGTTTTGTGAGAACATACAGCCCACCAAGTTCTATGTAAGGACCGGCTTTTTGCCTATTGATCTCAGCAGGACCGAGGAAGAGATCTATGATGCCATTCAGGGAGTGCCGATATCATACACCGAACTGTTTCTCAGGCTCAAGAGGCAGCCAAGTGTAAAGGCACTTGACAGTCTTATCCAGAAGAGGCTTATCCAGGCAATAGGTTTCACACCCACTGACGCGCTTCATGTGCTTGGTGATTTCCAGAGATGGGAAACGGAAGCATCGGTGCTTGGTGCTGAGAGACTTGCCAAGTTCATGAATACCAAAAAAGAAATTCTCTGTAAGGATATCAAACGAAAGGTCGCATGGAACATGGCATCAGACCTGATATCCTATCTGGTTAAGGATATCCCTGAACATGTTATCGAAAATATGCTTTCTGGTGATAACTTCGCCCGCTTTAAGGTCGAGACTCCGGTGGTGCTTCTGGGTGGTCCTGTTGTCGCATTCAAGGAAGAGATGGAAAGGCTCATTGATGCCAACATCGTCCTGCCCGAGCATTCCAGTGTCGGAAATGCAGTGGGTGCACTGGTGGGTAAGGGCATCAAGCGTATGGAGATTCTGATAAAAAGGGACTTTGCTCCTATCACCGGTGAAAATGTAACAAAGGAAGAACTGAAGAACGCAAAGGAGGTCATCAGGTACTTCGTGTTCTCGCCGGACGGAAGACAGATGTTCTCTGAATATCTTGAAGCCGTTGATTTTGCTACGAATACTGCAAAGCGGTATGTAATGGATTACATGAAATCAGCAGGCTATTCCGAGAAGGAAGTGGACCTTGAGGTTACCAAAAAAGAACTGTCCATCAGGGATAACGAAGAACCTGTGGAAACAAAGGTGATAGTTGTGGGAGTTGGCACTTCCAGAGTTGTCGTTGAAAAAGACGTGATCCCTGATTACATGAGAAAGAAGGCGATCAGCTCCCGCAGGGCCGCTGAACATTCGTATTCCGGAAAATGAAGAGGAGTGAATCCCTCTTCATATTTCAGATATTTTAAAAAATCTTGAAATCTGCTCCAATCGATTGCATTTCCTCAAAGAAGTTAGGATAGGATATCTCCACGGATTCAATGGTATCGATGGTCGTATCTCCCGCCACCATACCTGCAATGCTCAGGGCCATTACTATTCTGTGGTCATGCCAGCCGTGCAGGTTGGCACCTCTTAATGCACCACCGGTGATGGTAAGCTGGTCAGGTTCCTCTTTTACTGTAATTCCCATCTTGGTAAGCTCAAGTGCCATGGCATGGAGCCTGTCTGTTTCCTTGTAGCGCACATGCTCTGCATTCTCGATCACAGTCACGCCATCGGCACATGCAGCCAGAACAGCTATGGTGGGTACCAGATCCGGGGTTGCACCGGCATCGAATGTGGTGCCTTTAAGTCCGTTTCCGGTGACTCTGATGATACCTTTTACCTTGTCCCATGAAACATCAGCACCCATGCGTTTGAGTACTTCGATTATCACAATATCTCCCTGCTTTGAAGGGAACATATTCTTAACAGCCACAGTGGAGCCTGTAACTGCAGCAGCAGCCAGTATATAGGAAGCTGAGGAGAAATCTCCCGGTACCTTATAGTCCTTCAGGTTATACTTCTGGTTAGCGGGGATGATGAACTTGATATTATTTGTTTCTTCAAGAAGGATCTCACAGCCCGCAGCCTCGAGGATTTCGGTAGTAACATCCACATAGGGTCTTGATTTCATTTCACCTTTGATGGACAGTGTTGTACTTTTTGTTGTGAGGGGGCATGCTATAAGCAGTGCGGAAATGAACTGGGAACTAATTGAACCGTCAATGGTCGTGATGGCACCTTTAAGTCCTCCCCTTACGACCAGGGGTGCACAACCGTTGTCCCTTGTAGAAAATGCTTCGACTCCAAGCCTTCCAAGAACATCAAGAAGCGGCTGGTTCGGTCGTGTCCTGATAGAGCTATCTCCGGTAAGTACGGTCACACCATCTGTCAGGGCTGCGACGGCTGTCATGAA
The window above is part of the Methanolobus zinderi genome. Proteins encoded here:
- a CDS encoding hydantoinase/oxoprolinase family protein translates to MQYSLGIDAGGTFTDAVIVRDSDGAIVDSTKVLTTYPDPIGGIKKAIDELEPECVKDVKLVSVSTTLSTNTILEDTGFPVGVILVGDYVIPEEGFPAKYYVQLSGGHTSNGEESAPLDEEGVKRFAMEIKDQVSAFAVSSFFSNRNSEHELRVKQIIRDLTGLPVVCGHELSQEVGAYDRSITAYLNAQLLPITHRFIKSIMQDIKSRGIDANLLMLKCDGSVVGMEEALERPIESIFSGPAASLVGAAYLTKYDTCAMIDVGGTSTDVALIKNGIPELSSQGAVVGGWKTMVKAIRMETSATGGDSHIWTKDQKFHVGPRRVIPLCRAAVEYTGFLEKLKECKNPSRKLFCENIQPTKFYVRTGFLPIDLSRTEEEIYDAIQGVPISYTELFLRLKRQPSVKALDSLIQKRLIQAIGFTPTDALHVLGDFQRWETEASVLGAERLAKFMNTKKEILCKDIKRKVAWNMASDLISYLVKDIPEHVIENMLSGDNFARFKVETPVVLLGGPVVAFKEEMERLIDANIVLPEHSSVGNAVGALVGKGIKRMEILIKRDFAPITGENVTKEELKNAKEVIRYFVFSPDGRQMFSEYLEAVDFATNTAKRYVMDYMKSAGYSEKEVDLEVTKKELSIRDNEEPVETKVIVVGVGTSRVVVEKDVIPDYMRKKAISSRRAAEHSYSGK
- the aroA gene encoding 3-phosphoshikimate 1-carboxyvinyltransferase → MKVAVNISKIDGELYAPSSKSYTHRAITVASLSDECVVHRPLISADTLATIRACEAFGAGIERKDDRLIINGIKGKPAVPENVIDVANSGTTLRFMTAVAALTDGVTVLTGDSSIRTRPNQPLLDVLGRLGVEAFSTRDNGCAPLVVRGGLKGAITTIDGSISSQFISALLIACPLTTKSTTLSIKGEMKSRPYVDVTTEILEAAGCEILLEETNNIKFIIPANQKYNLKDYKVPGDFSSASYILAAAAVTGSTVAVKNMFPSKQGDIVIIEVLKRMGADVSWDKVKGIIRVTGNGLKGTTFDAGATPDLVPTIAVLAACADGVTVIENAEHVRYKETDRLHAMALELTKMGITVKEEPDQLTITGGALRGANLHGWHDHRIVMALSIAGMVAGDTTIDTIESVEISYPNFFEEMQSIGADFKIF